One Bosea sp. 685 DNA segment encodes these proteins:
- a CDS encoding IclR family transcriptional regulator encodes MTDLVALLDMPKSNASRLLRTMRDAGLLETVGDSKRYRPSVLLHQAGQVYRFSASLIDRADAVVARVSAEIGHTGYISVRQGTDIIGVTAHPGRHALRVVTAIGDRIAAFASSTGRALLARLPDDEIRRLYAGGFTPPSATAPQGFDELFARLAAARARGYAESEDEAVRGVGAISVAVGDPVSGDEVALCISFPAAMASAAERAAIITSLGQGAAEIAAITKDPRFIPLSSSIAE; translated from the coding sequence GTGACGGATCTGGTTGCTTTGCTCGACATGCCGAAAAGCAACGCGTCGCGGCTGCTGCGGACGATGCGGGATGCGGGGCTCCTGGAAACGGTCGGCGACAGCAAGCGCTACCGGCCCAGCGTGCTCCTGCATCAGGCCGGGCAGGTCTATCGCTTCTCTGCCTCCCTGATCGATCGCGCCGACGCGGTCGTTGCGCGAGTCTCGGCCGAGATCGGCCATACCGGCTATATCAGCGTGCGCCAGGGCACCGATATCATCGGCGTTACCGCCCATCCCGGCCGCCATGCGCTGCGGGTGGTCACAGCGATCGGCGACAGGATCGCGGCCTTTGCCTCCAGCACCGGCCGGGCTTTGCTGGCGCGGCTGCCCGATGACGAGATCCGCCGCCTCTATGCCGGCGGTTTCACCCCGCCATCGGCCACGGCGCCGCAGGGTTTCGACGAGTTGTTCGCCCGCCTCGCGGCGGCGCGTGCCCGCGGCTATGCCGAATCCGAGGACGAAGCCGTCCGTGGCGTCGGCGCGATTTCGGTCGCGGTCGGCGATCCCGTCAGCGGCGACGAGGTCGCGCTCTGCATTTCCTTTCCGGCAGCGATGGCCAGCGCGGCCGAGCGGGCCGCCATCATCACCTCCCTTGGGCAGGGGGCGGCCGAGATCGCCGCCATCACCAAGGATCCCCGCTTCATCCCCCTCTCATCCTCTATCGCGGAGTGA
- a CDS encoding N-acetylglucosamine kinase, whose protein sequence is MSGQARHYLGVDGGGTGCRARLETDTGEVLGQGLSGPAATRFGIDKAWASIMTAVEAALQEAGIAGEARGAIRAGIGLAGLGRKGALEALQALPHPFAGIAFTSDGFAACLGAHSGQDGAIVIAGTGSMGIGRVGERELRVGGYGFPISDEGSGADLGLQAVRLALRAHDGRHERTALLGEVMQRFQNEPAEAVAWMDRATATDYATFAPLVMRHANQGDAAGRRIVQSAAEHVDGLVRALFDQGAPRVTLLGGLSSAIEPWLSPDVRHRLKPADGDAVSGAIILARTTAT, encoded by the coding sequence GTGTCGGGCCAAGCACGTCATTATCTGGGCGTCGATGGCGGCGGCACGGGCTGCCGCGCGCGGCTTGAGACAGACACGGGCGAGGTGCTCGGCCAGGGTCTGTCGGGACCGGCGGCGACGCGGTTCGGCATCGACAAGGCCTGGGCCTCGATCATGACGGCGGTCGAGGCCGCCTTGCAGGAGGCCGGTATTGCCGGTGAGGCGCGTGGCGCCATCCGCGCCGGCATCGGGCTTGCGGGGCTCGGCCGCAAGGGCGCGCTGGAGGCTCTGCAGGCCCTGCCCCACCCCTTCGCCGGCATCGCTTTCACCAGCGACGGCTTCGCTGCCTGCCTCGGCGCGCATTCCGGCCAGGACGGCGCGATCGTGATCGCCGGCACGGGCTCGATGGGAATCGGCCGCGTCGGAGAGCGCGAATTGCGTGTCGGCGGCTATGGCTTCCCGATCTCGGACGAAGGCAGCGGCGCCGATCTCGGCCTGCAAGCCGTCAGGCTCGCCTTGCGGGCCCATGACGGCCGCCATGAACGCACCGCTTTGCTCGGCGAGGTGATGCAGCGCTTCCAGAACGAGCCGGCCGAGGCTGTCGCCTGGATGGACCGCGCCACGGCGACGGATTACGCGACCTTCGCTCCCCTGGTGATGCGCCATGCCAATCAGGGCGACGCGGCCGGCCGGCGCATCGTCCAGAGCGCGGCCGAGCATGTCGACGGGCTCGTGCGCGCTCTGTTCGACCAGGGCGCGCCACGCGTCACGCTGCTCGGCGGCCTGTCGAGCGCGATCGAACCCTGGCTCTCGCCCGATGTCCGCCATCGCCTCAAGCCCGCCGACGGCGATGCAGTCTCGGGCGCGATCATCCTGGCGAGAACGACGGCAACTTAG
- a CDS encoding GntR family transcriptional regulator, translating to MLRITKGQLIEASPTPLYLQLAELIRTQVRDGAIKTGDALPSERELSDAIGISRVTVRKSLEVLLREGLLSRKHGSGTYIAPRIEQPAALLAGFSADMAIRGHAAGSIWVEKATGLPTPDEAMALALSLDQPVHRLTRVRTADDEPLAIERAVIPARHLPSLDEVGISLYAALEARGAKPVRGLQRLQASLATAPEAKLLSVPVGAAILRIERRGFLPNGTPVEFTRSAYRGDRYDFVVEVRELRSEGVKLESAI from the coding sequence ATGCTGCGCATCACCAAGGGCCAACTCATCGAGGCGAGCCCGACGCCGCTCTATCTGCAGCTGGCCGAATTGATCCGAACCCAGGTCCGCGACGGCGCGATCAAGACCGGCGACGCGCTGCCCTCGGAGCGCGAACTATCGGACGCAATCGGGATTTCGCGCGTCACCGTGCGCAAATCGCTGGAGGTGCTGCTGCGAGAGGGCCTGCTCTCGCGCAAGCATGGTTCGGGCACCTATATCGCGCCGCGCATCGAACAGCCGGCGGCGCTGCTGGCCGGGTTCTCGGCCGACATGGCGATCCGCGGCCATGCTGCGGGCTCGATCTGGGTCGAGAAGGCGACCGGCCTGCCCACGCCCGACGAGGCCATGGCGCTGGCGCTGTCGCTCGACCAACCCGTGCATCGCCTGACGCGCGTGCGCACCGCCGATGACGAGCCCCTCGCGATCGAGCGCGCCGTCATCCCCGCGCGTCACCTGCCCTCGCTCGACGAGGTCGGCATCTCGCTCTACGCCGCGCTGGAGGCGCGCGGCGCCAAGCCCGTGCGCGGCCTGCAGCGCCTGCAAGCCTCGCTCGCGACCGCGCCCGAGGCGAAACTGCTATCCGTGCCGGTGGGCGCCGCCATCCTGCGGATCGAGCGCCGCGGCTTCCTGCCCAATGGCACGCCGGTCGAGTTCACTCGCTCGGCCTATCGCGGCGACCGCTACGATTTCGTCGTCGAGGTCCGCGAATTGCGCAGCGAGGGCGTTAAACTCGAGAGCGCGATCTGA
- a CDS encoding GNAT family N-acetyltransferase: MICRNATAGDLTWLTAVALDNYRAVFAPLLPDCDWSPFDEAHFRARFSEAWPRIRIVADAVPLGFALVTDGHIDMFFVDRSAQGRGVGASLLGDVQERGAGSLESFAVNQAARRFYERAGWRIVARYSRPFAGAECDFLRYERP; the protein is encoded by the coding sequence GTGATCTGCCGCAACGCTACAGCAGGCGATCTCACATGGCTGACGGCGGTGGCGCTCGACAATTACCGCGCGGTGTTCGCGCCGCTCCTGCCGGATTGCGATTGGTCGCCTTTCGACGAGGCGCATTTCCGGGCGCGCTTCAGCGAGGCCTGGCCGCGCATCAGGATCGTTGCGGATGCCGTTCCGCTCGGCTTTGCGCTGGTCACAGATGGGCATATCGACATGTTCTTCGTCGATCGCAGCGCGCAGGGCAGGGGCGTCGGGGCGAGCTTGCTTGGCGACGTGCAGGAGCGCGGCGCAGGCTCGCTTGAATCCTTCGCGGTCAACCAGGCCGCGCGGCGTTTCTATGAGCGCGCCGGCTGGCGCATCGTGGCGCGCTATTCCCGGCCTTTCGCCGGGGCGGAGTGCGATTTCCTGCGCTACGAACGGCCCTGA
- the nagA gene encoding N-acetylglucosamine-6-phosphate deacetylase has translation MLGPCSVEIAAGLIVALHEPDEAPAGLPARQLPAGSLLAPGFIDIQVNGGGGLLLNDDPSVETVRTMAAAHRRFGTTGLLPTLITDAPRRLTALAAIAGEALAVPGVLGFHLEGPFLNPGRKGIHPLPHIRQPGEAEIALLTRFGMVGRSLLTLAPEQVDGAVLKRLAAAGLRIAIGHSDATAAEVAAAVGDGATGVTHLFNAMSQMTPRAPGVVGATLADELLFAGIICDGLHVDPVNLRAAFRATGRDRLMLVTDAMSLVGSDKASFLLHGRIITLKDGRLTDAQGTLAGAHIGMIESVCNAVRLMGVTIEDALIMASRTPARFLGLDKELGRIAPGFRANLVAFDATSVLATWIDGRP, from the coding sequence ATGCTGGGACCGTGCTCGGTTGAGATCGCCGCTGGCCTCATCGTTGCGCTGCATGAGCCGGACGAGGCGCCAGCGGGGCTGCCTGCAAGGCAATTGCCCGCCGGCAGCCTGCTCGCGCCGGGCTTCATCGACATCCAGGTCAATGGCGGCGGGGGCCTCCTGCTCAATGACGATCCGTCGGTGGAGACGGTCCGCACGATGGCTGCTGCGCATCGCCGTTTTGGCACGACGGGGCTGTTGCCGACATTGATCACCGACGCGCCGCGCCGGCTGACCGCGCTCGCTGCGATCGCCGGCGAGGCGCTGGCGGTCCCGGGCGTGCTGGGCTTTCATCTCGAAGGGCCCTTTCTGAATCCGGGGCGCAAGGGCATCCACCCACTGCCGCATATCCGCCAGCCGGGCGAGGCGGAGATCGCGCTGTTGACGCGGTTCGGCATGGTGGGCCGTTCGCTGTTGACGCTCGCGCCGGAGCAGGTCGACGGGGCCGTCCTGAAGCGGCTCGCTGCTGCGGGCCTGCGCATCGCGATCGGCCATAGCGATGCAACCGCTGCCGAGGTCGCGGCTGCTGTGGGCGATGGCGCGACGGGAGTGACGCATCTCTTCAATGCGATGTCGCAGATGACACCGCGTGCGCCCGGCGTCGTCGGCGCAACGCTGGCGGATGAACTCCTCTTCGCCGGGATCATCTGCGACGGCCTGCATGTCGACCCGGTCAATCTGCGCGCCGCCTTCCGTGCGACGGGGCGCGACAGGCTGATGTTGGTCACCGATGCGATGTCGCTTGTCGGCTCCGACAAGGCATCCTTCCTGCTGCATGGCCGCATTATCACCCTGAAAGACGGGCGCCTGACCGATGCGCAAGGCACGCTTGCGGGCGCGCATATCGGCATGATCGAGTCGGTCTGCAATGCGGTCAGGCTGATGGGCGTGACGATCGAGGATGCGCTCATCATGGCCTCGCGGACGCCGGCGCGCTTTCTCGGGCTGGACAAGGAGCTTGGACGGATCGCGCCTGGCTTCCGGGCCAATCTTGTCGCTTTTGATGCGACAAGCGTGCTCGCGACCTGGATCGATGGCCGGCCCTGA
- a CDS encoding ABC transporter permease has translation MAGKTPKTGKTPKLLIVAASAVIMLVLVAVLAPWISPYDPLAQDILARLKGPSAAHWLGADQFGRDLLSRLIHGLRASLGISAAAVIVALLIGGTLGLVAAYYRGWTERIVMRCMDVLFAFPVILLAIGVIAMLGPGSGPTAIAIAVVYTPIFARLLRGPALVVAESDFVMNARAIGASDARIIFVHMLPNLASVLLVQTSLLLSAAILVEASLSFLGLGTQPPAPSLGTMLSEGRNVLLLSPWSAVFSGVAILILAFALNLLGDVLRDTLDPRLRGEQ, from the coding sequence ATGGCCGGCAAGACGCCAAAGACAGGCAAGACACCAAAGCTGCTGATCGTGGCAGCGAGCGCCGTGATCATGCTCGTCCTCGTCGCGGTGCTGGCGCCCTGGATCTCGCCTTACGATCCGCTGGCGCAGGACATCCTGGCCCGGTTGAAGGGTCCAAGCGCGGCGCATTGGCTCGGCGCCGACCAGTTCGGCCGCGATCTGCTGTCGCGATTGATCCATGGCCTGCGCGCTTCGCTGGGCATCTCGGCTGCGGCGGTGATCGTCGCGCTCCTGATCGGCGGCACGCTTGGCCTGGTCGCCGCCTATTATCGCGGCTGGACCGAGCGCATCGTCATGCGCTGCATGGATGTGCTCTTCGCCTTCCCGGTGATCCTGCTCGCCATCGGCGTCATCGCGATGCTGGGTCCAGGCTCCGGCCCGACCGCGATCGCGATCGCCGTCGTCTACACGCCGATCTTCGCGCGCTTGCTGCGCGGGCCGGCACTGGTCGTGGCCGAGAGCGATTTCGTGATGAATGCGCGCGCGATCGGGGCCTCCGATGCGCGCATCATCTTCGTCCATATGCTGCCCAATCTGGCGAGCGTGCTCTTGGTGCAGACGAGCCTTCTGCTCTCGGCCGCGATCCTGGTCGAAGCCTCGCTCTCCTTCCTCGGGCTCGGTACGCAGCCACCGGCGCCGTCGCTTGGCACCATGCTGTCGGAGGGGCGCAATGTGCTGCTGCTCTCGCCCTGGAGCGCGGTGTTCTCAGGCGTGGCGATCCTGATCCTGGCCTTCGCGCTCAACCTGCTCGGCGACGTGCTGCGCGACACGCTCGACCCGCGCCTGCGAGGCGAGCAGTGA
- a CDS encoding 2-dehydro-3-deoxygalactonokinase, whose product MSPASHLIAIDWGTSSLRAALMDRDGTILDRLQSGDGVMAMLGRDYAERFESLFGPWLDRHPAATVLASGMVGSRQGWREAAYVACPASFEDLARGIAYIEVEGRGRIGLVPGLVSDQAGSAPDVIRGEEVQVFGGMGLNGQGSGVFVLPGTHSKWVVVEEGKIARFHTFMTGELYGLLKRHSILGKLMPEDSEPPFAPAAFEAGSRLALSDESGALLHRLFSVRTTGLFHRFTSEELPSYLSGLLIGEEVREAKALIGGHAPGPVQLICREDLARSYRLCLQAAGIDSAWIDDAAFLGLFDIARRNALIA is encoded by the coding sequence ATGAGCCCAGCCTCGCATCTGATCGCCATTGACTGGGGCACCTCGTCGCTGCGGGCGGCGCTGATGGACCGCGACGGCACGATCCTCGACCGGCTGCAATCAGGCGACGGTGTCATGGCGATGCTGGGGCGCGATTATGCCGAGCGTTTTGAGAGCCTGTTCGGCCCCTGGCTCGACCGCCATCCCGCGGCGACCGTCCTGGCCTCGGGCATGGTCGGCAGCCGCCAGGGCTGGCGCGAGGCGGCTTACGTCGCTTGCCCCGCCAGTTTTGAGGATCTGGCGCGCGGCATCGCCTATATCGAGGTGGAAGGGCGCGGCCGGATCGGCCTCGTGCCGGGCCTCGTCAGCGATCAGGCCGGGTCGGCGCCGGATGTCATCCGAGGCGAGGAGGTCCAGGTTTTCGGCGGCATGGGCCTCAACGGGCAAGGCAGCGGCGTCTTCGTGCTGCCGGGCACGCATAGCAAATGGGTCGTGGTCGAGGAGGGGAAGATCGCGCGCTTCCACACCTTCATGACCGGCGAGCTCTACGGCTTGCTCAAGCGGCATTCGATCCTGGGCAAGCTGATGCCGGAGGACAGCGAGCCGCCTTTCGCTCCCGCAGCCTTCGAAGCCGGTAGCAGGCTCGCGCTTTCCGACGAATCGGGTGCGCTGCTGCACAGGCTATTCTCGGTCAGGACGACCGGGCTGTTCCACCGCTTCACCAGCGAAGAGTTGCCGAGCTATCTCTCTGGCCTGCTGATCGGGGAGGAGGTGCGCGAGGCGAAGGCGCTGATCGGGGGGCATGCCCCCGGCCCCGTTCAGCTCATCTGCCGCGAGGATCTGGCGCGCTCCTATCGGCTCTGCCTCCAGGCCGCCGGGATCGACAGCGCCTGGATCGATGACGCGGCCTTTCTCGGCCTGTTCGATATCGCCCGCCGCAACGCTTTGATCGCCTGA
- a CDS encoding N-acetylmuramic acid 6-phosphate etherase, producing the protein MATEDVDPRFTDLDAWPFASAMEAMWDGQMAAVAAVRSALPALTAAAAAAAEVLGENGRLVYVGAGTSGRVAVQDGAELPPTFDWPLERIVFAMAGGQDALISSVEGAEDDTADGIRRMEEARIGPADVVIGVAASGTTPFTVAAVQRATERGAVTIGIANNAGAPLLAAARFPVLVETGSELIAGSTRMKAGTAQKVVLNLISTGIMLRLGRVYRGMMVNMRTANAKLKLRAQQMVARIAGCDVEEAAAALQITHGDIKLATLVVLGYTPETAAGILARSGGNLRVALSDIADEAL; encoded by the coding sequence ATGGCGACCGAAGACGTCGATCCCCGATTCACCGATCTCGACGCCTGGCCCTTCGCCAGCGCCATGGAAGCGATGTGGGACGGCCAGATGGCCGCTGTCGCCGCTGTCCGCAGCGCCCTGCCCGCACTGACCGCAGCAGCGGCTGCAGCAGCCGAAGTCCTCGGCGAGAACGGGCGGTTGGTCTATGTCGGAGCAGGCACTTCGGGCCGCGTCGCGGTGCAGGACGGCGCCGAATTGCCGCCGACCTTCGATTGGCCGCTGGAGCGCATCGTCTTCGCCATGGCCGGTGGCCAGGACGCCTTGATCTCCAGCGTCGAAGGCGCCGAGGACGACACCGCCGACGGCATCCGGCGCATGGAAGAAGCGCGCATCGGCCCTGCCGATGTGGTGATCGGAGTCGCGGCCAGCGGCACGACGCCATTCACCGTCGCGGCGGTCCAGCGCGCGACGGAGCGCGGTGCGGTGACGATCGGCATCGCCAACAATGCCGGCGCGCCTTTGCTGGCAGCGGCGCGGTTTCCGGTGCTGGTCGAGACCGGCAGCGAATTGATCGCGGGCTCGACCCGGATGAAGGCCGGCACCGCCCAGAAGGTCGTGCTCAATCTGATCTCGACCGGCATCATGCTCCGGCTCGGCCGCGTCTATCGCGGCATGATGGTCAATATGCGTACCGCCAATGCGAAGCTGAAGCTGCGGGCGCAGCAGATGGTCGCGCGCATCGCCGGCTGCGATGTCGAGGAGGCCGCCGCTGCGCTGCAGATCACGCATGGCGACATCAAGCTCGCGACACTGGTCGTGCTCGGCTATACGCCCGAGACGGCGGCCGGCATTCTCGCGCGCAGCGGCGGCAATCTGCGCGTCGCGCTCTCCGATATCGCCGACGAGGCGCTCTGA
- a CDS encoding ABC transporter permease → MRSFLANRAIDLAVVLFGVSVLTFLMIRLIPGDAVAIMLGANTEVTPDRVAALRSRIGLDQPVLLQYFSWLGGVLSGDLGVSLWTRRPVSQEIAGHMWPTLQLTVLALIVGAGLSLPLGVLMARLRGKAWDTALRIGSVAGLTIPSFWLGIMMILALTTLAPDWQLLGYVPFSEDPLGNVAKLLLPAVALALPILANLSRLVRSAMLDALQQDYVRTARAKGLSERRILYRHALRNALIPFVTSAGIMTGYLLGGAIVVEQVFAIPGLGRLILGAIAERNYPLVQATILVITFAFVLVNFVVDLLYVLIDPRVRL, encoded by the coding sequence ATGCGCTCCTTCCTTGCCAACCGCGCGATAGATCTTGCCGTCGTTTTGTTTGGCGTGTCGGTGCTGACGTTCCTGATGATCCGGCTGATTCCTGGCGATGCGGTTGCGATCATGCTCGGCGCCAACACCGAGGTGACGCCCGATCGGGTGGCTGCGCTGCGCAGCCGGATCGGGCTCGATCAGCCGGTGCTGCTGCAGTATTTCAGCTGGCTCGGCGGCGTGCTGAGCGGTGATCTCGGCGTGTCGTTGTGGACCAGGCGGCCGGTCTCGCAGGAGATCGCGGGCCATATGTGGCCGACGCTCCAGCTCACCGTGCTGGCGCTGATCGTGGGAGCGGGCCTGTCGCTGCCGCTGGGCGTGCTGATGGCGCGGTTGCGCGGCAAGGCCTGGGACACCGCCTTGCGGATCGGCTCGGTGGCGGGGCTCACCATCCCCTCCTTCTGGCTCGGCATCATGATGATCCTGGCGCTGACGACATTGGCGCCGGACTGGCAGCTGCTCGGCTATGTCCCGTTCAGCGAGGACCCGCTCGGCAATGTCGCAAAACTGCTGCTGCCGGCGGTGGCGCTGGCCCTGCCGATCCTGGCCAACCTGTCCCGGCTGGTGCGCTCGGCCATGCTCGACGCGCTGCAGCAGGACTATGTCCGCACTGCCCGCGCCAAGGGCCTGTCGGAGAGGCGCATCCTGTACCGGCACGCGCTGCGCAACGCGCTGATCCCCTTCGTGACGAGCGCGGGCATCATGACCGGCTATCTGCTCGGCGGTGCTATCGTGGTGGAGCAGGTTTTTGCCATTCCGGGACTGGGACGATTGATCCTGGGGGCCATCGCCGAACGCAATTATCCGCTGGTGCAGGCGACCATCCTCGTCATCACCTTCGCCTTCGTGCTGGTCAATTTCGTGGTCGATCTGCTGTATGTGCTGATCGACCCGCGCGTGCGGCTGTGA
- the murA gene encoding UDP-N-acetylglucosamine 1-carboxyvinyltransferase gives MDRLRIVGGKRLEGAVTIAGAKNASLPQIAAALLSDQPLTLTNLPAVSDIDNMLAVVHAHGATVTRHDLHSATIDAGAANGGETPYDTVRRMRATVLVLGPLLARFGATRVSLPGGCAIGARPVDLHVKALMALGARIEIEGGTIVAEAKAGLKGARIVLGSPSVGATETAMMAATRAKGETEIVNAAREPEVADLADCLIAMGARIEGVGTHRILIAGDTDFRATQHQIIPDRIETGTYAIAAAITGGQLELTHARLEQMASVAQVLEAAGVRIWPGDRGLIVSGDGALTGVDISTEPYPGFPTDLQAQFMALMTQATGAAMIRETVFENRFMHVPELQRLGANIALQGTTALVRGRSPLRGAQVMATDLRASVCLVLAALVAEGETIINRVYHLDRGYEQLDVKLRRCGADITRLKD, from the coding sequence ATGGATCGGCTCAGGATCGTCGGCGGCAAGCGGCTGGAAGGCGCGGTGACCATCGCCGGCGCCAAGAATGCGAGTCTGCCCCAGATCGCGGCCGCTCTTTTGAGCGACCAGCCGCTGACGCTCACCAACCTCCCGGCCGTGAGCGATATCGACAACATGCTGGCGGTCGTCCACGCTCATGGCGCGACGGTCACACGCCATGATCTCCATTCCGCCACGATCGACGCTGGTGCTGCCAATGGCGGCGAGACGCCCTACGACACCGTCCGACGCATGCGCGCGACCGTGCTCGTGCTCGGCCCCCTGCTCGCGCGCTTCGGGGCGACGCGGGTCTCGCTGCCCGGCGGCTGCGCCATCGGCGCGCGCCCGGTCGACCTCCACGTCAAGGCCTTGATGGCGCTGGGCGCCAGGATCGAGATCGAAGGCGGCACGATCGTCGCCGAGGCGAAGGCGGGGCTGAAGGGCGCACGCATCGTGCTCGGCTCGCCCTCGGTCGGCGCGACCGAGACCGCGATGATGGCGGCGACCCGCGCCAAGGGCGAGACCGAAATCGTCAACGCGGCGCGCGAGCCGGAAGTCGCCGACCTCGCCGATTGCCTGATCGCCATGGGCGCGCGCATCGAAGGCGTCGGCACGCACCGCATCCTGATTGCCGGCGATACCGACTTCCGCGCAACGCAACACCAGATCATCCCAGACCGCATCGAGACCGGCACCTATGCCATCGCCGCCGCCATCACCGGCGGCCAGCTCGAATTGACTCATGCCAGGCTCGAACAGATGGCCTCGGTCGCACAGGTGCTGGAGGCAGCCGGCGTCAGGATCTGGCCGGGCGATCGCGGCCTGATCGTCTCCGGCGATGGTGCCCTCACCGGCGTCGACATCAGCACCGAGCCCTATCCGGGTTTCCCGACGGATCTGCAGGCGCAGTTCATGGCCCTGATGACGCAGGCCACTGGTGCGGCGATGATCCGCGAAACCGTGTTCGAGAACCGGTTCATGCATGTGCCGGAGTTGCAGCGACTCGGCGCCAATATCGCGCTGCAGGGCACGACCGCGCTGGTGCGCGGCCGCTCGCCTCTCAGGGGCGCGCAGGTGATGGCGACCGATCTGCGCGCCTCGGTCTGCCTCGTTCTGGCAGCGCTGGTCGCCGAGGGCGAGACCATCATCAACCGCGTCTACCATCTCGATCGCGGCTATGAGCAGCTCGACGTCAAGCTCCGCCGCTGCGGTGCCGACATCACCCGATTGAAGGATTGA
- a CDS encoding 2-dehydro-3-deoxy-6-phosphogalactonate aldolase, with translation MSFHDALRAFPFIAILRGVKPDEVVGLTAELVEAGFRIVEVPLNSPEPLRSIEALARAFPDILIGAGTVMSAEAVASVEQAGGRLILMPHSDGAVVRAAKERALTCVPGVATPTEAFAALANGADALKMFPAEQMPPAVVGAWRAVLPQGTLLVPVGGISPDKVEAYRKAGAGGFGLGSALYKPGMTREQIGATAQAFAQVSA, from the coding sequence ATGAGCTTTCACGATGCGCTCCGCGCCTTTCCGTTCATCGCCATCCTGCGCGGCGTGAAGCCTGACGAGGTCGTGGGCCTCACCGCGGAACTGGTCGAGGCGGGATTTCGCATTGTCGAGGTGCCGCTGAACTCGCCCGAACCGCTGCGCAGCATCGAGGCGCTGGCGCGCGCCTTTCCCGACATCCTGATCGGCGCGGGCACGGTGATGAGCGCTGAGGCCGTGGCTTCTGTCGAGCAGGCCGGTGGACGCCTGATCCTGATGCCGCATAGCGATGGGGCGGTCGTGCGCGCCGCCAAGGAGCGCGCCTTGACCTGCGTGCCCGGCGTCGCGACGCCGACAGAGGCGTTCGCGGCGCTCGCCAACGGGGCCGATGCGCTGAAGATGTTTCCGGCCGAGCAGATGCCGCCTGCCGTGGTCGGCGCCTGGCGCGCCGTGCTGCCGCAGGGGACGCTGCTCGTCCCGGTCGGCGGAATCAGCCCCGACAAGGTCGAGGCCTATCGCAAGGCTGGCGCAGGCGGCTTCGGTCTCGGCTCGGCGCTCTACAAGCCGGGCATGACGCGCGAACAGATCGGTGCCACCGCGCAGGCCTTCGCCCAGGTATCGGCTTGA